One Panicum virgatum strain AP13 chromosome 9K, P.virgatum_v5, whole genome shotgun sequence genomic region harbors:
- the LOC120651365 gene encoding uncharacterized protein At1g10890-like isoform X2 — MPRAVSRSPPPFRRRRSPSPRYTSRRNRRDRSRSPYSSRRKTRSPPPLWDRSNSPTPRRHRSPPSPRRHRRRRSRSTTSSFVNNSCSPSHGSEKMNLSEKHKMEEETKRRQKEAEFKLLEEELARRVEEAIRKNVEERLNSDEVKLDIKRRIEEGIRKLFDEVDAQLQREKEAALYEARQKAEQERREREELDRMLEENRRKVSEAQRKEALEQQQKELERYLELERIQKQREEALRRKKMEEEEERANELRLLGKSRR, encoded by the exons ATGCCTCGCGCGGTGTCCCGGTCGCCTCCGCCCTTCCGACGGCGGCGCTCCCCTTCTCCGCGGTACACCAGCCGTAGGAACAGACGAGATCGCAGCCGCTCCCCCTACTCCTCCCG GCGAAAAACTCGGTCTCCTCCTCCACTATGGGATAGAAGCAACTCACCAACTCCGAGAAGGCACAGAAGTCCACCATCTCCAAGGAGACACAGAAGACGAAGAAGTCGGAGTACTACAAGTTCATTTGTAAATAACTCATGCAGTCCAAGTCACGGATCAGAGAAAATGAATTTATCTGAAAAGCACAAGATGGAGGAAGAAACGAAAAG GCGTCAAAAGGAAGCTgaatttaagttattggaagAGGAGCTTGCTAGAAGAGTCGAAGAAGCTATAAGGAAAAATGTTGAGGAACGTCTGAATTCTGACGAGGTGAAACTTGACATAAAGCGCCGAATTGAGGAGGGTATTAGAAAGTTATTTGATGAGGTTGATGCTCAGCTACAAAGAGAAAAAGAAGCAGCTCTTTATGAAGCCAGGCAGAAAGCA GAgcaagaaagaagagagagggaggagcttGATAGAATGCTTGAAGAGAACAGGCGTAAAGTGTCGGAGGCTCAAAGAAAAGAAGCTCTCGAGCAGCAGCAGAAAGAGTTAGAGCGATATTTGGAGCTGGAAAGAATACAAAAGCAAAGAGAAGAAGCTTTACGCAGAAAGAAaatggaagaggaagaagagagagctAATGAGCTGAGATTACTAGGGAAAAGCCGGCGTTGA
- the LOC120651365 gene encoding uncharacterized protein At1g10890-like isoform X1, which translates to MPRAVSRSPPPFRRRRSPSPRYTSRRNRRDRSRSPYSSRQLYYMNECRTIQERYATNCIQYTLLELFWRKTRSPPPLWDRSNSPTPRRHRSPPSPRRHRRRRSRSTTSSFVNNSCSPSHGSEKMNLSEKHKMEEETKRRQKEAEFKLLEEELARRVEEAIRKNVEERLNSDEVKLDIKRRIEEGIRKLFDEVDAQLQREKEAALYEARQKAEQERREREELDRMLEENRRKVSEAQRKEALEQQQKELERYLELERIQKQREEALRRKKMEEEEERANELRLLGKSRR; encoded by the exons ATGCCTCGCGCGGTGTCCCGGTCGCCTCCGCCCTTCCGACGGCGGCGCTCCCCTTCTCCGCGGTACACCAGCCGTAGGAACAGACGAGATCGCAGCCGCTCCCCCTACTCCTCCCG GCAGCTATACTATATGAACGAATGCAGAACAATACAAGAGCGTTATGCAACTAATTGTATCCAGTACACGCTTCTAGAGTTGTTTTG GCGAAAAACTCGGTCTCCTCCTCCACTATGGGATAGAAGCAACTCACCAACTCCGAGAAGGCACAGAAGTCCACCATCTCCAAGGAGACACAGAAGACGAAGAAGTCGGAGTACTACAAGTTCATTTGTAAATAACTCATGCAGTCCAAGTCACGGATCAGAGAAAATGAATTTATCTGAAAAGCACAAGATGGAGGAAGAAACGAAAAG GCGTCAAAAGGAAGCTgaatttaagttattggaagAGGAGCTTGCTAGAAGAGTCGAAGAAGCTATAAGGAAAAATGTTGAGGAACGTCTGAATTCTGACGAGGTGAAACTTGACATAAAGCGCCGAATTGAGGAGGGTATTAGAAAGTTATTTGATGAGGTTGATGCTCAGCTACAAAGAGAAAAAGAAGCAGCTCTTTATGAAGCCAGGCAGAAAGCA GAgcaagaaagaagagagagggaggagcttGATAGAATGCTTGAAGAGAACAGGCGTAAAGTGTCGGAGGCTCAAAGAAAAGAAGCTCTCGAGCAGCAGCAGAAAGAGTTAGAGCGATATTTGGAGCTGGAAAGAATACAAAAGCAAAGAGAAGAAGCTTTACGCAGAAAGAAaatggaagaggaagaagagagagctAATGAGCTGAGATTACTAGGGAAAAGCCGGCGTTGA
- the LOC120651365 gene encoding uncharacterized protein At1g10890-like isoform X3, giving the protein MNECRTIQERYATNCIQYTLLELFWRKTRSPPPLWDRSNSPTPRRHRSPPSPRRHRRRRSRSTTSSFVNNSCSPSHGSEKMNLSEKHKMEEETKRRQKEAEFKLLEEELARRVEEAIRKNVEERLNSDEVKLDIKRRIEEGIRKLFDEVDAQLQREKEAALYEARQKAEQERREREELDRMLEENRRKVSEAQRKEALEQQQKELERYLELERIQKQREEALRRKKMEEEEERANELRLLGKSRR; this is encoded by the exons ATGAACGAATGCAGAACAATACAAGAGCGTTATGCAACTAATTGTATCCAGTACACGCTTCTAGAGTTGTTTTG GCGAAAAACTCGGTCTCCTCCTCCACTATGGGATAGAAGCAACTCACCAACTCCGAGAAGGCACAGAAGTCCACCATCTCCAAGGAGACACAGAAGACGAAGAAGTCGGAGTACTACAAGTTCATTTGTAAATAACTCATGCAGTCCAAGTCACGGATCAGAGAAAATGAATTTATCTGAAAAGCACAAGATGGAGGAAGAAACGAAAAG GCGTCAAAAGGAAGCTgaatttaagttattggaagAGGAGCTTGCTAGAAGAGTCGAAGAAGCTATAAGGAAAAATGTTGAGGAACGTCTGAATTCTGACGAGGTGAAACTTGACATAAAGCGCCGAATTGAGGAGGGTATTAGAAAGTTATTTGATGAGGTTGATGCTCAGCTACAAAGAGAAAAAGAAGCAGCTCTTTATGAAGCCAGGCAGAAAGCA GAgcaagaaagaagagagagggaggagcttGATAGAATGCTTGAAGAGAACAGGCGTAAAGTGTCGGAGGCTCAAAGAAAAGAAGCTCTCGAGCAGCAGCAGAAAGAGTTAGAGCGATATTTGGAGCTGGAAAGAATACAAAAGCAAAGAGAAGAAGCTTTACGCAGAAAGAAaatggaagaggaagaagagagagctAATGAGCTGAGATTACTAGGGAAAAGCCGGCGTTGA
- the LOC120651364 gene encoding uncharacterized protein LOC120651364, with translation METSCFLTSKPSPGTPARVVVAKPNKPHLLFGTRRAGPSSVTCCSSFNARPSEDGAVPVIDPDWRSFRAQLYFAEQHAKSVNPSVTATPPQPVKIGDKWAHPLVEPEKGCLLIATEKLESSHIFERTVILLLSAGGVLGPVGVILNRPSLMSIKEAESIFADDADIAGTFSSRPLFFGGPLEEFFFLLGPRAAAGSDVVARTGLFEEVMPGLHYGTRESVGCAAELTKRGVVGIRDFRFFDGFCGWEREQLRDEVRTGLWRVAACSPAVLGLASVVKGGLWEEVQGLVKERRVW, from the exons atgGAGACGTCTTGCTTCTTGACATCCAAACCATCGCCCGGGACGCCGGCCAGGGTCGTCGTTGCCAAGCCCAATAAGCCTCATCTTCTCTTCGGCACCCGGCGTGCGGGCCCGTCCTCCGTCACTT GTTGCAGCAGCTTCAACGCGCGGCCGTCGGAGGACGGCGCGGTTCCGGTGATCGACCCCGACTGGCGGTCCTTCCGCGCGCAGCTCTACTTCGCCGAGCAGCACGCCAAGAGCGTGAACCCGTCCGTGACCGCGACACCGCCGCAGCCTGTGAAGATCGGCGACAAGTGGGCGCACCCGCTGGTGGAGCCCGAGAAGGGGTGCCTGCTCATCGCCACGGAGAAGCTGGAGAGCTCGCACATCTTCGAGCGCACGGTGATCCTCCTCCTGTCTGCCGGCGGCGTGCTGGGCCCCGTCGGCGTGATCCTGAACCGCCCGTCGCTCATGTCCATCAAGGAGGCGGAGTCCATCTTCGCGGACGACGCCGACATCGCGGGCACCTTCTCGAGCCGCCCGCTCTTCTTCGGCGGGCCGCTGGAGGAGTTCTTCTTCTTGCTGGGGCCCCGGGCAGCCGCCGGCAGCGACGTGGTGGCCCGGAcggggctgttcgaggaggtgatgCCCGGCCTGCACTACGGGACACGGGAGAGCGTCGGGTGCGCCGCGGAGCTCACCAAGCGCGGCGTGGTGGGCATCCGGGACTTCCGCTTCTTCGACGGCTTCTGCGGGTGGGAGCGCGAGCAGCTGCGCGACGAGGTGCGCACCGGGCTCTGGCGCGTCGCCGCGTGCAGCCCCGCCGTGCTGGGGCTCGCCAGCGTCGTCAAGGGCGGCCTCTGGGAGGAGGTGCAGGGGCTCGTCAAAGAGAGGAGGGTGTGGTGA